The following proteins are co-located in the Microbulbifer sp. VAAF005 genome:
- a CDS encoding Rid family detoxifying hydrolase has translation MKIKTSPINALIPTLFTITLSSFSYAKDTEQVEFLNPTGSVSKLPFSEAVKVGNQLFLSGQIGFSPETKRLAQGGFSAETKQTLDNIKQTLERHDYEMKDVVKCTVILTDIKNFPEFNNIYQKAFAYPYPARTTFAVKSLALGAQIEIECIAAK, from the coding sequence ATGAAGATAAAGACATCACCTATAAATGCATTAATTCCTACACTTTTCACTATTACGCTTTCCAGTTTCAGCTATGCAAAGGACACTGAGCAGGTTGAATTTCTGAACCCAACAGGATCAGTCTCAAAGCTACCATTTTCAGAGGCTGTAAAAGTTGGCAACCAGCTATTTCTTTCCGGCCAAATAGGGTTTTCACCGGAGACTAAGCGGTTAGCCCAAGGGGGATTCTCTGCGGAGACCAAACAGACTCTAGACAATATAAAGCAAACTCTGGAGCGCCACGACTACGAAATGAAAGATGTTGTTAAATGCACGGTCATTTTAACAGATATCAAGAATTTCCCTGAGTTCAACAACATCTACCAAAAGGCTTTTGCCTACCCCTACCCTGCAAGGACTACTTTTGCAGTGAAGTCCCTAGCGCTGGGCGCCCAAATTGAAATTGAGTGCATCGCTGCCAAGTAG
- a CDS encoding S8 family serine peptidase yields MTESRQEKAAGEPSVEVAEKVELLISPRRSLMAKSMGVQPLSSGSMHHVISTIARQAGCEVLREIRPGRKLKTLSSADEATNIYKVRMDVDAAAALYQTTPPNVAVELDSLLSYGQASYSPTFSAVFAQQPGLLREYHIQAQQVHFRVIGAKGEPIRDAQIIVESAGFPQEGVTNNKGEVALSIFAQSGGAQVKSLLIRPAKDFWNKYIRSPSLSLTGVNLVKLQPLSEAIPNFPNDASYGWGQKYMGLDQLPDEYTGKGIKIAIIDSGADNKHPILSHLKNGIDVTNNYDANSWAEDIVGHGTHCAGIITGQPSGTEAIRGFAPEAEIYVFKVFPGGQFSSLIDALSHCIELGVDVVNMSLGSSDSSEAVEQQIEEAVQHGIACIVAAGNNGGAVQYPARSPNAMAVGALGMLNEFPKDSWEAQTVIPSTASADGLFVPRFSAFGQEISVAAPGVGIVSSVPDKGFDVQSGTSMAAPHITGLAALLLAHHPLFKGALRQKDVSRVTALFQLIQSLAAPMPLGAERVGAGVPKLFGINSAFESAKEQARAAATHAATAQGPSPATPYSGFTMSPLQGYPLKLHPVGRGSLCREAITLPK; encoded by the coding sequence ATGACTGAATCCCGACAAGAAAAGGCCGCAGGAGAACCTTCGGTCGAGGTTGCAGAGAAAGTCGAGTTACTTATTTCACCCCGCCGCAGCCTGATGGCTAAATCCATGGGCGTACAGCCATTGAGCTCGGGCTCAATGCACCATGTGATTTCCACTATTGCCAGGCAGGCAGGTTGTGAGGTACTTCGTGAAATACGCCCCGGCAGAAAACTAAAAACGCTGTCCTCCGCAGATGAGGCCACCAATATTTACAAAGTCCGTATGGATGTGGATGCTGCTGCGGCACTTTACCAGACCACACCACCAAACGTCGCCGTTGAACTGGACTCACTTCTCTCTTACGGGCAAGCGAGCTATTCACCGACCTTTTCCGCAGTTTTTGCACAGCAACCCGGACTATTGCGCGAATACCACATCCAGGCACAGCAGGTGCACTTCCGCGTTATCGGTGCAAAAGGTGAGCCCATACGCGACGCACAAATAATTGTTGAAAGTGCGGGCTTTCCTCAAGAAGGTGTCACCAACAATAAAGGGGAAGTCGCGCTCAGTATTTTTGCGCAAAGCGGCGGTGCTCAAGTGAAATCACTTCTGATCCGCCCAGCCAAAGATTTCTGGAACAAATATATTCGCAGCCCCTCCCTATCCCTCACCGGTGTAAACCTGGTGAAACTCCAACCCCTAAGCGAAGCCATACCCAACTTCCCCAATGATGCTTCCTATGGCTGGGGGCAAAAGTACATGGGCCTGGACCAGCTACCCGATGAATACACCGGCAAAGGTATCAAAATCGCAATCATCGATTCCGGTGCGGACAATAAGCACCCAATACTGAGCCACTTAAAGAATGGTATCGATGTCACCAATAATTACGATGCCAATAGCTGGGCAGAAGATATCGTCGGCCATGGAACCCACTGTGCGGGAATTATTACAGGCCAACCCTCTGGCACCGAGGCAATACGCGGTTTTGCTCCTGAAGCCGAAATCTATGTATTCAAAGTTTTCCCCGGCGGGCAATTTAGTAGCTTGATTGATGCGCTCTCACATTGCATAGAGCTCGGCGTTGATGTGGTGAATATGAGCCTGGGCAGCTCTGATTCATCAGAGGCTGTTGAGCAGCAAATCGAGGAAGCAGTCCAACATGGTATCGCCTGTATAGTTGCCGCTGGCAACAATGGCGGGGCAGTCCAGTACCCAGCCAGATCCCCAAATGCTATGGCTGTAGGCGCTCTTGGAATGCTCAATGAATTCCCCAAAGATTCCTGGGAAGCGCAAACAGTAATACCCTCAACAGCATCAGCCGACGGTCTATTTGTTCCTAGGTTTAGCGCTTTCGGCCAGGAAATTTCTGTTGCCGCACCTGGTGTGGGTATCGTTTCGTCTGTGCCTGACAAAGGCTTCGATGTTCAGTCAGGTACATCAATGGCCGCGCCGCATATTACCGGTTTGGCAGCACTACTACTTGCCCACCATCCATTATTTAAAGGTGCGCTCCGGCAGAAAGATGTATCCAGAGTGACCGCCTTATTCCAACTGATCCAATCCTTGGCCGCACCAATGCCCCTCGGGGCAGAGAGAGTTGGCGCAGGTGTTCCCAAGCTTTTCGGTATCAACTCCGCTTTTGAGTCCGCCAAAGAGCAAGCAAGGGCCGCGGCTACTCATGCCGCTACCGCGCAAGGCCCCTCCCCAGCCACTCCATACTCTGGGTTTACTATGAGTCCGTTACAGGGCTACCCCCTCAAGCTACACCCAGTTGGCAGGGGCAGTTTGTGCCGGGAGGCTATTACCCTTCCGAAATAG